One stretch of Croceibacterium atlanticum DNA includes these proteins:
- a CDS encoding DUF983 domain-containing protein produces MTETAMRGVRGRCPRCNGAELFRKWLKPVDHCRACGQDWSLHTADDFPPYISIFVTGHLLAPLMIMLVLDFGLSTLATAAILIPLASVLMLGMLQPAKGAVIAYQWWLGLGEFEQERPLPVADSQKLP; encoded by the coding sequence TTGACCGAAACCGCGATGCGCGGTGTGCGGGGACGTTGCCCCCGTTGCAATGGCGCGGAACTGTTTCGCAAATGGCTGAAGCCGGTGGATCACTGCCGCGCCTGCGGTCAGGACTGGTCGCTGCACACGGCGGATGATTTCCCGCCCTATATTTCCATTTTCGTCACCGGCCATCTGCTTGCCCCGCTGATGATCATGCTGGTGCTGGATTTCGGCCTTTCCACGCTGGCGACCGCGGCGATCCTGATCCCGCTGGCGAGTGTGCTGATGCTCGGCATGTTACAGCCTGCCAAGGGCGCAGTGATTGCCTATCAATGGTGGCTTGGCCTTGGCGAGTTCGAACAGGAACGCCCCCTGCCGGTTGCGGACAGCCAGAAACTGCCGTGA
- a CDS encoding HesA/MoeB/ThiF family protein → MTLPPERLDRFARHIVLPEIGGAGQAALAQSSVALIGLGGIGSPALQYLASAGIGTLVLFDDGEVELSNLQRQTIYAENDVGKGKVDAAMAWLRNFDDQLTVTGIRERITTGNAARLMEGVDLVLDGTDNFATRLAISDGCVAAGTPLLSAAVGRFQGQVGAFAGHLPDQPCYRCYVGDAFDADDCDTCAEDGILGAMAGWTATFAVLQAIRILVSRTGGLGDPQWGKLHLMDGLAPSMRTMSLVKDPACKACGSTA, encoded by the coding sequence GTGACGCTTCCGCCGGAGAGGCTGGACCGCTTCGCCCGCCATATCGTTCTGCCAGAAATAGGCGGCGCCGGTCAGGCGGCGCTGGCCCAATCCTCTGTGGCCCTGATCGGCCTTGGCGGAATTGGCAGCCCTGCCCTGCAATATCTGGCTTCGGCCGGGATCGGCACGCTGGTGCTGTTCGACGATGGCGAGGTGGAGCTGTCCAATCTGCAACGGCAGACGATCTATGCCGAAAACGATGTGGGCAAGGGCAAGGTCGATGCGGCCATGGCCTGGCTCCGCAACTTTGACGATCAACTGACCGTCACCGGCATTCGCGAACGGATCACCACCGGAAACGCGGCCCGGTTGATGGAAGGCGTGGACCTCGTGCTGGACGGGACCGACAATTTCGCCACCAGGCTGGCCATATCGGATGGCTGTGTGGCGGCGGGCACGCCCCTGCTCAGCGCCGCTGTCGGGCGGTTCCAGGGGCAGGTCGGTGCATTTGCCGGCCACCTGCCGGATCAACCCTGCTATCGCTGCTATGTCGGCGATGCTTTCGATGCCGATGATTGCGATACCTGCGCTGAAGACGGGATATTGGGCGCCATGGCCGGGTGGACGGCGACATTCGCTGTCCTGCAAGCCATCCGTATCCTGGTGTCCCGCACTGGCGGGCTGGGCGATCCGCAATGGGGCAAATTGCATCTGATGGACGGGCTTGCCCCATCCATGAGAACGATGAGCCTGGTGAAGGATCCAGCCTGCAAGGCCTGCGGTTCAACCGCCTAG
- the dapB gene encoding 4-hydroxy-tetrahydrodipicolinate reductase gives MTSIGIIGSEGRMGQALARAIEAAGYTLSGGADKGSDVAALADASNALVDFSAPAALDANLHAAVGAGIPILIGTTGLADAHHAAIDQAAQAIPVLQTGNTSLGVTLLAHLVQEAASRLGPDWDIEILEMHHRMKVDAPSGTALLLGEAAAKGRNVDLAEHSERGRDGHTGARAEGAIGFASLRGGTVAGEHSVILAGEQERITLSHSAEDRMIFAHGAIKGAAWLIGQPAGRYTMPQVLGL, from the coding sequence ATGACAAGTATCGGAATCATCGGCAGCGAAGGACGCATGGGACAGGCCCTGGCCCGCGCGATAGAAGCGGCGGGCTACACGCTATCCGGCGGGGCGGACAAGGGCAGCGACGTGGCGGCCCTGGCCGATGCCAGCAATGCGCTGGTGGATTTCTCCGCCCCGGCGGCCCTGGATGCCAATCTCCATGCGGCGGTGGGCGCGGGCATCCCGATCCTGATCGGAACGACCGGCCTGGCCGACGCGCACCACGCGGCGATTGACCAGGCCGCGCAGGCCATACCCGTATTGCAGACCGGGAATACCTCGCTCGGCGTGACGCTGCTCGCCCATCTGGTGCAGGAGGCGGCGAGCAGGCTCGGCCCGGACTGGGATATAGAAATCCTGGAAATGCACCACCGGATGAAGGTCGATGCACCGTCCGGCACGGCCTTGCTGTTGGGCGAAGCCGCGGCGAAAGGCCGCAATGTGGATCTTGCCGAACATAGCGAACGCGGGCGGGATGGCCACACCGGCGCAAGGGCGGAAGGCGCGATCGGCTTCGCATCGCTGCGCGGCGGCACGGTCGCCGGCGAACATTCGGTAATCCTGGCGGGGGAGCAGGAACGCATCACCCTGTCGCACAGCGCGGAAGACCGGATGATCTTTGCCCATGGCGCGATCAAGGGCGCCGCATGGCTGATCGGCCAGCCGGCCGGCCGTTACACCATGCCGCAGGTATTGGGCCTTTGA
- the nth gene encoding endonuclease III, which produces MTKDQIFEFFRILAEDNPEPETELEYGNAYQLVVAVALSAQATDVGVNKATRRLFSEVTTPRQMLELGEEGLKEHIKTIGLFNSKAKNVIALSQMLVDDFGGEVPDSREELVKLPGVGRKTANVVLNCWFRQETFAVDTHILRVGNRTGLAKGKTPEQVEAKLEKRVPQPFRLHAHHWLILHGRYICKARRPECWRCPVEHLCSYRNKVMEQPVAKGKRVSAPSSA; this is translated from the coding sequence TTGACGAAAGACCAGATCTTTGAATTCTTCCGCATATTGGCGGAAGACAATCCCGAACCCGAGACAGAGCTGGAATATGGCAATGCCTACCAGCTTGTCGTGGCGGTCGCCCTGTCGGCCCAGGCCACCGATGTGGGCGTGAACAAGGCCACCCGCCGGCTTTTTTCAGAAGTCACCACGCCCCGGCAAATGCTCGAACTGGGCGAAGAAGGGCTGAAGGAACACATAAAGACGATCGGCCTGTTCAATTCCAAGGCAAAGAACGTCATCGCCCTGTCGCAAATGCTGGTGGACGATTTCGGGGGCGAAGTGCCCGACAGCCGGGAAGAGCTGGTGAAGCTGCCCGGTGTTGGCCGCAAGACGGCCAATGTCGTGCTCAATTGCTGGTTCCGGCAGGAAACCTTCGCGGTGGACACGCATATTCTGCGCGTGGGCAACCGCACCGGCCTGGCCAAGGGCAAGACGCCGGAACAGGTGGAAGCCAAGCTGGAAAAGCGCGTCCCGCAACCTTTCCGGCTCCACGCCCATCACTGGCTGATCCTGCATGGCCGCTATATCTGCAAGGCGCGCAGGCCCGAATGCTGGCGCTGCCCGGTCGAACATCTCTGTTCCTATCGGAACAAGGTCATGGAACAGCCCGTTGCCAAAGGTAAGCGGGTGTCGGCTCCGTCATCCGCTTGA
- the dnaA gene encoding chromosomal replication initiator protein DnaA, which translates to MEEQEAADLAADWSDISLGLRKDLGHQLFTQWIRPIQLGSFCKETGTLELFLPTEFSANWVQDRFHDRLSLAWKIARSEVRQVKIAVHPGRRKLADLDLRGDDGFGHRAANDGTLGMESIGDAGFTSSVGLDPSLTFAAFVTGTTNVLAYNAAERMAKAEKPQFSPLYLKAATGQGKTHLLHAIGHAYLQNHPRARIFYCSAERFMVEFVQALKSNEMIEFKARLRGFDLLLVDDIQFIIGKASAQEELLYTIDALLAEGKRLVFAADRAPQALDGVEPRLLSRLSMGLVADIQPADIELRRSILESKLTKFAPLDVPGDVIEFLARTINRNVRELVGGLNKLIAYAQLTGQEVSLQLAEEQLTDILSANRRRITIDEIQRTVCQFYRIDRSEMSSKRRARAVVRPRQVAMYLAKVLTPRSYPEIGRKFGGRDHSTVIHAVRLIEDLRKRDADMDGDVRSLLRQLES; encoded by the coding sequence ATGGAAGAACAGGAAGCCGCGGATCTTGCCGCGGATTGGTCCGACATCAGTCTGGGCCTGCGCAAGGATCTGGGGCACCAATTATTCACGCAGTGGATACGTCCGATTCAGCTGGGCAGCTTCTGCAAGGAAACCGGCACGCTGGAACTGTTCCTGCCGACCGAATTTTCCGCCAACTGGGTGCAGGACCGATTCCATGACCGGCTTTCGCTGGCCTGGAAAATCGCCCGCAGCGAAGTGAGGCAGGTGAAGATCGCAGTCCATCCCGGCCGCCGCAAGCTGGCCGATCTGGATCTGCGGGGCGATGACGGATTCGGCCATCGCGCTGCCAATGACGGCACGCTGGGCATGGAATCCATCGGCGACGCTGGCTTCACATCCTCTGTCGGGCTGGACCCTTCGCTCACCTTTGCCGCATTCGTGACCGGCACCACAAATGTGCTGGCCTATAATGCGGCGGAACGGATGGCGAAGGCGGAGAAGCCGCAATTCAGCCCGCTCTATCTCAAGGCCGCCACCGGCCAGGGCAAGACCCACCTGCTGCACGCGATCGGCCATGCCTATCTGCAGAACCACCCGCGGGCGCGCATTTTCTACTGCAGCGCCGAACGCTTCATGGTGGAGTTCGTCCAAGCCCTGAAATCGAACGAGATGATCGAGTTCAAGGCACGGCTGCGCGGTTTCGACCTGCTGCTGGTGGACGATATCCAGTTCATCATCGGCAAGGCGAGCGCCCAGGAAGAACTGCTTTACACGATCGATGCGCTGCTGGCCGAAGGCAAGCGGCTGGTCTTCGCCGCCGACCGCGCGCCGCAGGCGCTGGACGGGGTGGAACCGCGCCTGCTCAGCCGCCTGTCCATGGGCCTGGTGGCCGATATCCAGCCGGCCGATATCGAACTGCGCCGATCCATCCTGGAATCGAAGCTGACCAAGTTCGCCCCGCTGGACGTGCCGGGCGACGTGATCGAATTCCTCGCCCGCACCATCAACCGCAATGTGCGCGAACTGGTGGGCGGCCTGAACAAGCTGATCGCCTATGCGCAGCTGACCGGGCAGGAAGTATCGCTGCAGCTGGCCGAAGAACAGCTGACGGATATCCTGTCGGCCAATCGCCGCCGTATCACGATTGACGAGATCCAGCGGACGGTTTGCCAGTTCTACCGCATCGACCGTTCCGAAATGTCGAGCAAACGCCGCGCCCGCGCCGTGGTCCGCCCGCGCCAGGTGGCCATGTATCTGGCCAAGGTGCTGACGCCGCGTTCCTATCCGGAAATCGGCCGCAAGTTCGGCGGGCGCGATCACTCCACCGTGATCCACGCCGTCCGCCTGATAGAAGATCTGCGCAAGCGCGATGCCGATATGGATGGCGATGTGCGCAGCCTGCTGCGGCAACTGGAAAGCTGA
- a CDS encoding NAD-dependent deacylase has protein sequence MANIRNIVILTGAGISAESGLRTFRAEDGLWEDHRVEDVATPEAFIRDPDLVQRFYDARRAGVQEAQPNPAHEALARLDSQWDDELLIVTQNIDDLHERAGAGRVLHMHGEALSAWCTACNARHRWLATLADGPACPSCGTAAMRPDIVWFGEMPYRMEEIFAALARADLFVSIGTSGAVYPAAGFVQQAGAHGARTMELNLDRSQGSHWFDDTRLGPASVLVPQWVDDLLGG, from the coding sequence ATGGCCAATATCCGCAACATCGTGATCCTTACAGGTGCCGGAATCAGTGCCGAAAGCGGGCTTCGCACGTTCCGCGCAGAGGACGGATTGTGGGAAGATCACCGGGTGGAGGACGTGGCGACGCCCGAAGCCTTCATCCGCGATCCCGATCTGGTGCAGCGATTCTATGACGCGCGCCGCGCCGGTGTTCAGGAAGCGCAGCCCAATCCCGCGCATGAGGCGCTGGCCCGGCTGGACAGCCAGTGGGATGATGAATTGCTGATCGTTACGCAGAATATCGACGATCTGCATGAACGCGCCGGGGCGGGCCGCGTGCTGCATATGCATGGGGAGGCACTGTCTGCCTGGTGCACGGCCTGCAATGCGCGCCATCGCTGGCTGGCAACGCTGGCAGACGGGCCGGCCTGCCCGTCCTGCGGCACGGCGGCGATGCGGCCGGATATCGTGTGGTTCGGTGAAATGCCCTATCGCATGGAGGAGATATTCGCCGCTCTGGCGCGGGCGGATCTGTTCGTATCCATCGGCACGTCAGGCGCGGTATATCCCGCTGCCGGTTTCGTGCAGCAGGCCGGTGCCCATGGCGCGCGGACGATGGAACTCAATCTGGATCGCAGCCAGGGCTCGCACTGGTTCGATGATACCCGCCTCGGCCCGGCGAGTGTGCTGGTGCCGCAATGGGTGGATGATCTGCTAGGCGGTTGA
- the rpsT gene encoding 30S ribosomal protein S20, whose translation MANTPQARKRIRRNNRRAEINTARMSRIRSFVKKVETAIAGGDKSAAQAALKDAQPELARGVARGVIHKNTVARKMSRLSKRVAAL comes from the coding sequence ATGGCCAATACGCCGCAAGCCCGCAAGCGCATCCGCCGCAATAATCGCCGCGCGGAAATCAACACCGCCCGCATGAGCCGCATCCGCAGCTTCGTGAAGAAAGTCGAGACCGCGATCGCCGGTGGCGACAAGTCCGCTGCCCAGGCAGCGCTGAAGGACGCGCAGCCGGAACTGGCACGCGGCGTGGCGCGCGGCGTGATTCACAAGAACACCGTGGCACGCAAGATGAGCCGACTCAGCAAGCGAGTCGCAGCCCTCTGA